Part of the Bombus huntii isolate Logan2020A chromosome 10, iyBomHunt1.1, whole genome shotgun sequence genome, CAAATATCATGTAAACAGATAAATTGTATATTGTTAAAATGTGTGAATAAATTATCTTATTGAAACCTAAGAAACACAATTTTATACCttcttatttttgtaattaatgaTTATTAAACGTGATTCGAGATTTTGTCTTGATTTAATTGATTCATACCGAAAGAGTATCTTTAATACGAAATACTCGTCACTAGCCTTGAATAAATCTCACGGAAAGTGAGATTTCCAAACTAGGCAATtcattatgtatttataatgtataacatgtataatatatacgaGACACGTAACGAAGACGTATTATTTCTGCAATATCTTTGTTCTGCATAATAAGATAACAAAGAAGGGGATAAGAGAGAAGCATAAATTAGCAATTCTAGAAATGGTCTTTTATTACTTCCTGTGTTGTTATTTTCGAAGgcgttaaaaaaagaagaagaaactgaACAGTGCACAGAATAGTGACCGAACAGGAAAATCCAGTATTTGCATGTATTAAGTAGTTCGCGCGAGGACTTTTAAGATTAATCGACAATTCTCTCTGGTTGGCTCGTTCGACTCGGCTATAAAAGTACGCGGACGACTTCTTTCCGTTCAGTAAACTCTCGATCTTGGTGTATCAACCGAACGTGTATCGAGAATATAAAGATCggaaaagaaaggagaagaatCTGTAAAGTGCGTTTATCCGTGTATTCGCGTAAATTTACGATAGAGAAAAGGAGGTGCACGATTAACCAAAATGTGGCAATTTTGTCTAGTGTTAGGTGAGTATGTCTCGCGAAATAAGTGGATCGTAGAGATTTGTATGAAGGATCGATTTACGTTCTAACGATGGAAATGCATGTTGTGTGTAGCTATCGCCTCGAGCAGAAGCGTGATCGCATTTCCACAGGTAAGGATAATTGAAATCGCTTAATCGTCGAAACGTTTTATACGTTTTATCAATTGGATGCTGAATTAATTAACCGTTGCTGTCGTACAAAGAACGATGGTCTGGCTGGTGGCAAAGTCGAGATTCAAACGATACCCAGTACGTTCTCGGTGGACGGATTCGTTTTCGACGGACCTGCAGACGGTAGAAACGTCGCAACCACGGCAACTACCACTAGTTCTGCAACACCTTCGACGACCACGGAGGATGCCTCCTTCGACTCTCGATACAACCGGTGTATAGCTACGTGTCTGGTGAGTCGTGAAAGCCCTTGAAATTTTcgatctttttcttcctttcttctaaCTTATCGCGCAGGTTTGTTAAAAACGTGTCGAAGGTCATGGCTATTTATTCGTTATACCGGTCATACTGGTTTATAACTTGGTCTATAACTTGCCGAACTTGCAAATGACGCATCCACTCGTGACGCTGTGTAAAGGCGAGATTTCCTATAAGCATCGAGTCAGATACTCACGTTTCGATCGGAAGAATCCAGAGCCACGCTGTTCTTCTTAGTTGAAACGTTTTGTAtagtattttttcatttttcaaaatatatccAGATGTTTACAGTTCTCGTATCTTTTAtctttcgttgactttgattGCGGAACTGACGTCGCGGGGTTGCTCAGCGTGACTGAAATCTTTGTTTCCTTAACACGTGCTGACGATCGTGACTTGGTATTTTCCGCTTTTAAGAGCTACCAGACCATGACATCGACGTAGTGTCATCCGCAGTCAATGTGTTATAAATTGTATCGTACACAAGTaggatataaatatttgaaattgaacgaagaagaataGCACTTGAATTAAGGAGAACATCGTACGTCTGGGCACACGCGACTGACGCTTATAGAAAATCCTGTCCTCTATTCTCATGGGGGTTCAGAAGCTGAAAAGTGAAACGCGATTCGTCGCACTAAATGAGAAGGAGCGATAAAATTTTCAGACGACGAGCGAATACAATCCGGTATGCGGCTCGGACGATGTTGAGTACTCCAATCCAGGACAATTAAGCTGCGCATCGGCATGTGGAAAAGGTAAGGAATGATCGATGTTAGTCCATACGTCACGGAATATTTATGACTAAATTGCGGAAGTTTAGACAACTACGATATGCAGATGAATACGAAAAATGTGTTCAAGATGTTAAATACGGAATGTGACAGCAAAATAGAAAACAATTTTTGAGATGCTTTAATTCGACGAAAGATATTGATACTCCTATCGAAGTTTCGCTTTACTTTGCTTATCGCTTCGCGAAAGTATGCACTTTGCATAAACTTCCGCAATCTACTTGTTACGTTTGGAATgagaatttcattttcctcGTAATACACGCGGTTAATGAGCGTTACGGTCATTTTGTAATTACAAAATGGCATTGATATCGACGCGTTATAACGCGTATTACAAGGAAAACAGAATTATACTATGTAGCGGTGATCTTATTCGTTAAGATTACGTTCAAGATCGATAAGTATCGTATAATCTACGGACGCGTTTAAGTCTCCATCTCGTTCCCTGTCTATCTAAAACTTATCAATGAAACGCGTTTGTTCTTTGTTGCAGATGTTACGTTAACACACTACGGAAAATGCAGGACTACGAAGATAAGAGGATAGATGACTTAATGACTGCGTATTACCGATCAACAATATCGATACGCGAATGCTACTCACATAAAACTAGTTTACCGCATAGTTACGTAATTGTCTATTCATCGTTGTTCCTTCTTTAATACAAGTTTTGGTTGAAAATAATCCGCGGCCTTGCCGCGCGTCTCACGCGAGGATCTCCTACCATCTCCTTTCCTACCATCCGTTCAATCATCGTAAAAAGAAACCGATTGGAAACGTGTCAATGACAAAGAGAGGGGGGAAGAAATGTAGCTATGCGGGCAACGCAATCAGATTGAGTCAGTCGCGAGACAAGGAGGATAGATTGTGATCAGCCCATCTGACTCTCCGCGCTACGTCCAAGTTCCCTCCGTGAATGCCGTAGAGATGCCTGGCTAAGATATTGGCTCTGTCTTCTTCCGCTCGTATGGCCGTTCTTCTGTATTGTGCCACGGTCAATAGACAGCCAACGATAAGCGTTATTTGGACGATCAACAAGAAGATCAGTAGACTCAAAGCGAGACTAGCGTCGACGCAGAGCAGTCCGTCCATAGAATCTAAGGGCAAGATAGAACAGAAATAATAAGCGAGGAAAGTCGGTcgcgaaataaaaagaaaagttttCAGTTGGTTTGGAGATTACAAAAGTTTGCGAAACTCACTTCCTCCGGCGATTAGCACGGTATCAGGGGACGAGTTCTCCCTCGAAGATAAACGATCAGCCGAAGACGCGACGGAGTTTTGAACGATTATGGAGAGTTCCAGCGATAACTCGTCCGGAGTTTCGTCCTTGGACGTTGGCGTTGTTTCGGCGTGGTAGGTTGCCTGCGTACTCCAAGACTCGCTagctcgtttcttttttccgtAAGAAGGTTTATCGCCGTTGCAGTTGGTCTGTAACGCGTATCATACGGTGAATCGACCATCGTGGGACGATCGCGAACGTATTCTTGGCGGGAAGGACGTACGCAACGacgttaaattaatattaaatcgaATAGGCTTGCAAGAACGCGAAAACCTTCTGAAACTTTCGAAACCGTAGTTTGAAACCAATTCATAAGAACAGTTTCAGAAGCATAACACGTAGATTTAGAACTAATGCTACTTTTACAGCTTGATCTTAAGTAACAGTTTATTGAGTAAGCTTGCAACTAGAAATTTGAAACATCGATTTGTAAGAATTTtagtaattcaatttttgttaaatcAAGCTATTTTCACTGTACAGCGCCTTCGAAGTAATAAAGATGCAGACATACGATCTTAGTTGCGATTAAATCGATTGATGTTCTCTTGTCCCTTAATGTATTCATTTACACGTTCGCCATATTCCTACCGTCGAGGGAAAAGGATCGTAGCGATAAATGCGACTGTGCATTTCACTAACCGGTATGCACTTGTCCAAGCAGAATCGGACGAGTACGTTGAAACGGACTCGTTGACTATTGGGGAACTTGAAGGCTGTAAAAGTTGCGATTAATGAACGACCATCGACTGGATCCTTGGAGAGAGCGGGAAAGGTGGTTGGATCGGTGGGACATCCGAGTTCGTCCAGTAGCAGATACGAGGCATCGCCGGAAGCGCTGCTCGCTACTAAGTGTCCGGCGGTAATGTCATAAGGACCTACGAGCCATAAATTGTAGGAAATTACATGTACAGAATAATCGTTGCCATTGGAACAGGTTGTATCTGTTTTCCGGTTAGGGTTAGAGCGACTGTTAAATGAAAAAGACGTAAGATCTGCTCTAAGATTCTACAAGTACAGTTCTTTCGTATGTTTTCAACGACGTATGGAAAAGATTTACATAAACTTTTAGGAGGAGCGTATCTATATCTTTTAAACGTACATCGATCACTTGGAATATTTTGCGTCAAAAAACGATAAAGAGAATTGCGACTGATTAGTTTAAAAGCtattttaagtttaattaTATTTGGAGCGTGTAGAAAGATAAGGAAACGAAGATTACTGTAAAAGCATTCCATTTACCATCTGGTGGACTCAATTGAATCTTCAGAGTGAGCTTCTGACCTAAATGCGTGACCATAGCGACTGCCGAGTTCTCGTCTAATATCCTCATGGTGACTATCGGCGCTTGCGAGGACGCGTTGACGATCGTTGAAGAGATCGGTGGCACTCCTGCGCTAAATAATATAGGAaatggaaaatggaaaatggcGTATCGCGGGTATAAAAGACGAAGACATGGATACTCACTTTGGATCGAGAAAGCTGAAACTAGATTGAACGGTGACGTTTTTTGGTTGCGGAGGTGCTCGATCGTTTAACGAGCATCCAACCCTGACTGCTTGATCGCCGAGTCGTTGAACGATCGGATTGAATTGTACGACGATCGTTGCCCAAACCAACGGTCGCGTTCTACGAATGACAATatcgttttttctttcatttttgttaCAATGCTTTTGGTTCTTTGGCGGACGATCCGGTTACGAGTTACCTTTTTGCGCTAATGTTTTGTCACGTCTTCAGGGTAGACGTTAAAAGGCAAACTGTAAAGTTCGCGACGCGATAGTTTCCCGAGAAATCAGAAACACGAGAAACAGAAAGGAAgcttgaaatttataaaagatgcTCCAACTGTTTACTCCTTCAAGATTTTCTCCAATTAATCTTTCGATGTTCGAACCGTGTAAACTCTAATCGCTCGCTGACTTAACGATTGTGCTATATTGCTTTCGTCTATGATATCTTACCGATTTTGATCGTCGACGGAAAAGGCAGGGTGCAATCCGCAACGAAGGGTACCCTCGCGAATCTGGTCAACGGGTGGAATAGGTAACGTCAATATTGTTCGATTACTGCCTGTACCTTGAGCGCCGCAGGTATCCGCGTATCCGTTCGAGTAGAGCCGGCCAAAGAAGGGGTCGCTCGTTTTCAACTCGACCGTCATCGTCGAATCGTTGCACCGCACCTTCACTGACCACGAGAAACATCGAGCGTGAAATGTATCGTTTTTTCGTTCGAAATCTATCGATTCGTTTTTAAATCTAAAGACAAGATCACTTACGATCTAAACAAGGTTCTCGCTCTCTGTAGACCACGTTCGTCGCGTCGATCAACGAGCTAACTCCTAGACTGGTGGTGTCTTCCGAGTGCAGTAGGCAAAGTGGTTGACCGGACGAATTGGCAAACGTGTATCCTCGACAGATAAAACCATCCACGCTCGAGTCGCATCTTTTCTCGCACTGCGTCGATTCGATCGTCGAACGAAATTACAAGGAAACAACAGGAACACATACGAGACATACAAAGCGGAATTAGAGGATTAACGCTATCGGAAACTCTGTTGCATGAGCTAAATGAACAGGAGCGAAGAGAAGTCTTATAGGTTTGATAGATCGACCTGTCGTTCCTATGGTTAGAGACGTTTGTTTCGAAGATTTCAATGTGACAAGATATGcatgaaaataaattgataagtCGGTTATGACtatgattaaatatttatgcatGCTATAAAATCGTTGTTTTCAATAGCGTATAAAGTACCAAAAATTTACCTGCTTCTCGTCAAGGTCCATCAAAGCGACGTCAGAGTACGGTAACGAGACATTTTGGAATTCCGCGTACGAGCAATACTCGTCTCTGGCTGTAACACAGAGTTTCTTCGTTATCGACCATTGTGTCCGATTCGGTTACGACCGGTCGACTGATCGGTTTTCCAAGTTTCTGCAAGTTACTAGAAAGTTGCTACTCACACAGATTTCGACATTGATCTCTGAGGTACTCGTCTCTGTACATGGACGCCCTGTACGCTCTTGGTCTGGTACCTCGTTCGTACAACGAGAGAGAGCATCGTCCGAACGCTGTTTTGTCGATCGAAAGGGGTTTCGAAGTCCGAAATTGAGCGGACTCGCAGCTTCTTCCTGCAAGGAAATCGCCAACGAGTCAACTCGATCGATCTCGACCCGATCTAGCGCGCTTACCTGTCTCTATGCATTTCTCGTAACATTGGTTCCTCGTGATCGGATCGGATAGATGGAATGCGCTGGAATCGATGAACACCGCTCCTGGACTCCTCTCCACCTGCCAAAGTTTTCGTCTCGCGCAGCTTACCGGCACTGACGACGAACAAgaataatttaatagtttaaaaaatgatataaacaGTTCGGTTTCAACTTACCTTTCACGCAAACTCGGTGGTAAAAGATGGAATTCGGTTCGGGTACCAGTTCGTCGTCCTCTATTCGCACGCTGTAGCAGACGCTTCTACCAAAGTCTATGACGAACGCGGTGCAGTTTACGCGTTTGCATCTGAAGTTCGAAGGAAGACGTTGGTCAAAGAAACGTATTTCGTTTACCTTTTCCGACATTTTCACTGGTTGTTACTGCTACTTGATTTTTACAGGAAGATAGGATCATTCGAATCAACGGACGTTTGTTTGACGGACTGAGCGATTTATCTTGCGATCGGACAAAATATTGCCAAAGTAGTTGGCAACGTATGATACACAGAATAGGAACATGTAAAATgtagtatttaaaaataaacatttacTAGAGTAAAATAAAACCgacgattttattttatcatatcaTATTCGACGTTCTATGAGAAGCGAATATACACCATAAgctgtatatattttttattatctacCACGATATATCAATTCGTATTACATATAGCAAAAAAACCTAAGAGATTCGTAAGAAATTATTCTCTAAACAGTTCATCTTGAATTTCTCCTCGTTTTACTGCACAGCGAAAGGGGTAAGATTCGCGCCTACCTTTCGAAGCAACTTTTCGTTATTCCGTTTGAGTTGACCGCGCTAAAGAGAACTGTCTGCGCGTCGATGGTTTCCGGTTTAACGCCAGCGATTTTCTCCCAACTATTGTGCGAACAGCGGCCCTCTGCAACCAGAGGCAGACCAGTCGACTCGGTGAAACGGTCTGCATACGAAATTTTAGATGATTTTTACCTGTTCTCGTGATAAAGCCGAGTATCACGATCCCCGCGAGAAGACGAGCGATCGTCGTCATGTTTATCGCTCGTCTATCGATCGCATGGCGCAAGCAGCGCAGGCGCGCGATCGGTCCGCGAGCTTCGATATCGTGCCAAGGATTTTCGCGAACGTTGCCTCGCACGCGGTCGTGTACACGACGATGTATCAGCTTCGCTTACGTAACTACCCTGAGTCGAGTcggataaaaaataattgggACGAAAGTTCAAACGTTTGCCCGGGAAAATCCGATCGCTTACGAGTCGTAGCAAGTCATGGTTCTTGTTAAGTCTCGTTCAAATTCGTCAAGTTACTTGAATCTAAGTTGCTCGAGTGCAAGTAATCCGATTTCAAGCGGATATTTAACCCTTTGCTCTCGGTTTGCTAACCGCGCTGGTAAAATCTTTTCGACGACATAATCCTAATACGGTGGAGttgcatttattttattcgaacgaCGAATTCCACTTATCGCAACGAAATTTTAGTCGAAGCTCGTTTAAGCGAATGATTTGCCGGCTGATTCATTCGCGTATCGGAACGTTGCTGAGCTGTTGCTACTACGTCACCAAAAATAATAAGTAACGAGGAAAATTTGCGAGCACCTATTACGCCAACTCCaattattacatataaattGTTTGTTTCTCGACGAGGTCAGATAACCATCGCTAATGACCGTGTTTGTCGCTAAACGACGGAAGAAGTTCAGATAAATGAAGTTTTAATGGAGCATGAGTCATGTAAATTACGAATATTTATACGAGAGAAATTTGACAGAATATTTGAAGCCGACCGAACGATAGCGACATTGACGAAGGAGTCGCGAGTTACTCGAATCGATCCTGAACGAGGATAATGTTCGAAAGAAGCTGCAAAGTAGCGGAATCGCAATCGATTAACGCGGTAAACGACCCATTGCCGCGACGATCGTCATCGAACGAGTATCTGCGAACGACTGGTCGGTTTAGGGATTCGGTTTGGAAAAGACGCGACTCAACTGCAATTTCGCGAGCAACTGATGCACGCTGGTAGAGGCGCGTACGCGTTCACCTGCATTGTGGCGAGAAACGAATAGGAACGAGCTCGTGCACGTCCGCCCGCGCGCTCGCG contains:
- the LOC126870759 gene encoding uncharacterized protein LOC126870759, with protein sequence MWQFCLVLAIASSRSVIAFPQNDGLAGGKVEIQTIPSTFSVDGFVFDGPADGRNVATTATTTSSATPSTTTEDASFDSRYNRCIATCLTTSEYNPVCGSDDVEYSNPGQLSCASACGKDVTLTHYGKCRTTKIRG
- the LOC126870723 gene encoding uncharacterized protein LOC126870723, giving the protein MTTIARLLAGIVILGFITRTEGRCSHNSWEKIAGVKPETIDAQTVLFSAVNSNGITKSCFERCKRVNCTAFVIDFGRSVCYSVRIEDDELVPEPNSIFYHRVCVKVPVSCARRKLWQVERSPGAVFIDSSAFHLSDPITRNQCYEKCIETGRSCESAQFRTSKPLSIDKTAFGRCSLSLYERGTRPRAYRASMYRDEYLRDQCRNLSRDEYCSYAEFQNVSLPYSDVALMDLDEKQCEKRCDSSVDGFICRGYTFANSSGQPLCLLHSEDTTSLGVSSLIDATNVVYREREPCLDLKVRCNDSTMTVELKTSDPFFGRLYSNGYADTCGAQGTGSNRTILTLPIPPVDQIREGTLRCGLHPAFSVDDQNRTRPLVWATIVVQFNPIVQRLGDQAVRVGCSLNDRAPPQPKNVTVQSSFSFLDPNAGVPPISSTIVNASSQAPIVTMRILDENSAVAMVTHLGQKLTLKIQLSPPDGPYDITAGHLVASSASGDASYLLLDELGCPTDPTTFPALSKDPVDGRSLIATFTAFKFPNSQRVRFNVLVRFCLDKCIPTNCNGDKPSYGKKKRASESWSTQATYHAETTPTSKDETPDELSLELSIIVQNSVASSADRLSSRENSSPDTVLIAGGNSMDGLLCVDASLALSLLIFLLIVQITLIVGCLLTVAQYRRTAIRAEEDRANILARHLYGIHGGNLDVARRVRWADHNLSSLSRD